In Syntrophales bacterium, the following proteins share a genomic window:
- a CDS encoding peptidylprolyl isomerase has protein sequence METSKGIIELELYPEHAPKTVNNFVFLSREGFYNGVSFHRVISNFVIQGGDPTGTGRGGPGYQFGDEVKGNPLIHERGVISMANSGPNTNGSQFFITHSPQPHLNGGHTVFGKVIQGLEAVDTIQEGDKMEKVIISEE, from the coding sequence ATCGAGACCAGCAAAGGGATTATCGAACTGGAGCTCTATCCTGAACATGCACCCAAAACAGTAAATAATTTTGTGTTCTTATCCAGGGAGGGGTTTTATAATGGAGTGTCCTTCCATCGGGTGATCAGTAATTTTGTTATCCAGGGAGGTGACCCGACGGGAACCGGCCGTGGCGGCCCGGGTTATCAATTTGGAGATGAGGTAAAGGGCAATCCCCTTATCCATGAGCGAGGTGTGATCTCTATGGCAAATTCCGGTCCGAACACGAATGGCAGTCAATTTTTTATAACACATTCGCCTCAGCCACATTTGAATGGGGGGCATACAGTCTTTGGGAAAGTAATACAGGGCTTAGAGGCTGTAGATACAATCCAGGAGGGCGATAAGATGGAGAAAGTAATCATTAGCGAAGAATAG
- a CDS encoding proline--tRNA ligase, with amino-acid sequence MTFYETIYFSVEGEAMRYSEMFLPTEREIPSDAEVVSHRLMLRSGMIRKLTSGIYSYLPLGYRVIRKVEQIVREEMNRFGAQEVFLPAVQPAELWQESGRWQQYGKELLRFKDRNDREFCIGPTHEEVITDLVRNELKTYRQLPKNLYQIQTKFRDEIRPRFGVMRCREFSMKDAYSFDADEEGAEISYNKMFEAYSRIFSRCGLEFRAVEADTGNIGGSFSHEFMVLADSGEDGLVFCSFCTYAANMEKAEVAMPEKAAVEKSGFLPLEEVYTPEVRTIEEVSAFLDVVPREIVKTLIFLVDGSPIAVLIKGDEDVNEAKLRNYLKCDSLELATDDIIKEVTGSPRGFAGPINIKSKIIADYSFINMTNCVVGANRENYHVKNANIGRDFEVKEFADLRLVKETDRCPRCESPLKFVRGIEVGHVFKLGTKYSEAMRATYLDKDGKEKYMIMGCYGIGIGRTAAASIEQNYDDNGIIWPVSIAPFQVIITPVNVKNNDLLKTAEKLYENLMGKGIEAILDDRDERPGVKFNDADLIGIPLRITIGPKKLAEGRVEVKIRKTGEVKIFLLDEVEEFVVNWVQEEIGKQESGVGSQESE; translated from the coding sequence ATGACTTTTTACGAGACCATCTATTTTTCAGTTGAAGGAGAAGCGATGCGTTATTCTGAGATGTTCTTGCCGACGGAAAGGGAAATACCTTCCGATGCAGAGGTTGTCAGTCATAGGCTCATGTTACGGTCTGGAATGATAAGAAAGTTGACCAGCGGAATTTATTCTTATCTTCCTCTGGGGTACAGGGTAATCAGAAAGGTGGAGCAGATTGTACGGGAAGAGATGAACAGATTTGGCGCGCAGGAGGTGTTTCTTCCTGCCGTCCAGCCGGCTGAACTCTGGCAGGAATCCGGCCGCTGGCAGCAGTATGGCAAAGAACTTTTACGGTTCAAGGATCGCAATGACAGAGAATTCTGTATCGGTCCGACCCATGAGGAGGTAATAACCGATCTTGTGCGCAATGAGCTAAAGACCTACCGCCAGCTTCCCAAAAATCTCTATCAGATACAGACAAAATTTCGTGATGAGATAAGGCCGAGGTTCGGGGTCATGCGGTGCCGGGAATTTAGTATGAAGGATGCCTACAGCTTCGATGCGGATGAAGAAGGCGCCGAGATAAGTTATAATAAAATGTTTGAAGCCTACAGCAGAATTTTCAGCCGATGCGGTCTTGAATTCAGGGCGGTGGAAGCGGATACCGGAAACATAGGGGGCAGTTTTTCTCATGAATTTATGGTGCTTGCCGATTCGGGAGAGGATGGCCTGGTTTTTTGCAGTTTCTGTACCTATGCGGCAAATATGGAGAAAGCTGAAGTCGCCATGCCGGAGAAAGCGGCAGTTGAAAAATCAGGGTTTTTACCTCTTGAAGAAGTGTATACCCCTGAGGTGAGAACGATCGAGGAAGTTTCTGCTTTTCTCGATGTTGTTCCGCGGGAAATTGTAAAGACATTGATATTTCTGGTTGATGGATCGCCGATTGCCGTTCTTATAAAGGGAGATGAGGATGTAAACGAGGCAAAGCTTAGAAATTATCTAAAGTGTGATTCTCTTGAACTGGCGACTGACGATATTATTAAAGAAGTTACCGGTTCTCCCAGGGGGTTTGCCGGACCTATCAACATAAAATCGAAGATTATCGCCGACTATTCTTTTATAAATATGACTAATTGTGTCGTTGGAGCAAATAGAGAGAATTATCATGTAAAGAATGCCAATATCGGCAGGGATTTTGAGGTGAAGGAATTTGCCGATTTGAGGCTTGTCAAGGAGACGGACAGATGCCCCCGCTGTGAGAGTCCTCTCAAGTTTGTGAGGGGTATCGAGGTGGGTCATGTCTTCAAATTGGGGACAAAATACAGCGAAGCAATGAGGGCTACCTACCTCGATAAAGATGGTAAAGAGAAGTATATGATTATGGGGTGTTATGGAATAGGTATTGGGAGGACGGCTGCGGCAAGCATCGAGCAGAATTACGATGATAACGGAATTATATGGCCTGTTTCGATAGCTCCCTTTCAAGTTATTATAACGCCCGTAAATGTGAAAAATAATGACCTTTTAAAGACAGCCGAGAAACTATATGAAAATCTCATGGGGAAGGGAATTGAAGCTATTCTCGATGATAGAGACGAAAGACCGGGAGTGAAATTCAACGACGCCGATCTGATAGGGATTCCACTCAGAATTACCATCGGTCCAAAGAAGCTTGCAGAGGGCAGGGTAGAGGTTAAGATCAGAAAGACCGGTGAGGTTAAAATATTTTTACTGGATGAAGTAGAAGAGTTTGTCGTAAATTGGGTGCAGGAAGAAATTGGAAAACAGGAGTCAGGAGTCGGGAGCCAGGAGTCAGAATAA
- a CDS encoding SDR family oxidoreductase, giving the protein MGQLDNKTAVITGGGTGIGRAIAKRFHDEGAFVAIAGRRNDKLVESSKAISPHGERILSVPADMTVEEDIKRLLSVAAEKTGRIDILVNNAGVMRFGKLGETPMSDWDLMMKTNTWGPWRLIVHVLPYMKKAGGGSIINISSIAGIKAFPAAGIYCASKAALQVISQTAAMENALDNIRVNCILPALVEDTELAAPAVGNENVQEFWDTFRSLHPMGRNGKPDDIADAALFFASEQSSWITGTLLNVDGGRHMATNRPTV; this is encoded by the coding sequence ATGGGACAACTTGATAATAAAACAGCGGTTATTACAGGGGGCGGCACGGGAATCGGCCGCGCCATAGCAAAACGTTTCCACGATGAGGGTGCGTTCGTAGCGATTGCGGGCAGGCGTAACGACAAATTAGTTGAGAGTTCGAAGGCGATCTCGCCCCACGGCGAACGCATTCTGAGCGTCCCGGCCGACATGACGGTTGAAGAGGATATCAAACGCCTGCTTTCTGTTGCCGCCGAAAAAACGGGCAGGATCGATATTCTCGTAAATAATGCCGGGGTTATGCGGTTCGGAAAGCTCGGTGAAACACCGATGTCCGACTGGGACCTGATGATGAAAACTAACACATGGGGGCCGTGGCGGCTTATAGTCCATGTCTTGCCCTACATGAAAAAGGCGGGAGGCGGCTCCATTATCAATATCTCCTCAATCGCCGGAATCAAGGCGTTTCCGGCTGCGGGCATCTACTGTGCGTCCAAGGCGGCACTGCAGGTAATATCGCAGACAGCCGCGATGGAGAATGCGCTGGATAACATCCGGGTTAACTGTATTCTTCCGGCACTTGTCGAAGATACAGAATTGGCCGCTCCTGCCGTGGGCAATGAGAACGTTCAGGAGTTCTGGGACACGTTCCGCTCTCTGCATCCGATGGGGAGAAATGGAAAACCCGACGACATCGCAGACGCCGCCCTTTTCTTTGCATCCGAACAGAGCTCCTGGATTACCGGCACACTGCTAAACGTTGACGGCGGCCGCCACATGGCCACTAACAGACCCACAGTATGA
- a CDS encoding cupin domain-containing protein, whose product MEFLFFCLSAAPSFTADEKLFLEDVMKVMPYTEVESTYFDNDKMKGVTARVAIGKNDGAKNFCMRVFEISPGGHTPAHSHEWEHEMFVHSGEGEILTNDQWKKVQRGTVIFMPEGEEHQIRNSGKDLLIVVCLIPSGVPEL is encoded by the coding sequence ATGGAATTTTTATTCTTCTGCTTGTCAGCGGCACCGAGCTTCACGGCAGATGAAAAATTATTTTTGGAGGATGTCATGAAAGTAATGCCATATACCGAAGTTGAATCAACCTATTTTGACAACGATAAAATGAAAGGTGTCACTGCGCGCGTCGCCATCGGAAAGAATGATGGCGCGAAAAATTTCTGTATGCGTGTTTTTGAGATCTCCCCTGGAGGACATACGCCAGCGCATTCCCACGAATGGGAGCATGAAATGTTTGTTCACTCCGGGGAAGGCGAAATACTCACCAATGACCAATGGAAAAAGGTACAACGTGGCACTGTCATCTTTATGCCGGAAGGTGAAGAACATCAAATAAGAAATTCAGGGAAGGATTTGCTAATCGTTGTCTGTCTTATTCCATCGGGCGTTCCGGAATTATAA
- a CDS encoding bifunctional (p)ppGpp synthetase/guanosine-3',5'-bis(diphosphate) 3'-pyrophosphohydrolase translates to MMVRITDITDKAQKYLFPADLEMIEKAYIFCASVHKGQVRLSGEPYLRHPLEVAGILVDLNLDSSAIVTGLLHDTVEDTLVTLKQVEEAFGKEVAFLVDGLTKISKITFGSREEQQAENFRKMILAMSSDIRVLLIKLADRIHNMRTLEFQTPEKQQFIARETLELYAPLANRLGINWMKTEMEDLSFRYLYPEEYHDLAKLVVKGRDKRKKYAEEVKTIIQKEMASFGLKCKVEGRAKHFYGIFKKMEEQYISFDEVYDLTAFRTILDSNREKECYEVLSVVHSLWKPVPGRFKDYIAMPKANNYQSLHTTVIGPYGERVEVQIRTMAMHEWAEKGIAAHWRYKEGVLPKEGEGDQIGKIRELLEVQQELKDPREFMANLKLALFPDEVYVFTPRGDVKSFPKGATPIDFAYSIHTDVGNQCTGAKVNRSIVPLRYKLQNGDTVEIITQQGHHPSKDWLKYVATSRAISKIKDWIKIEERKRSIEIGKNVLEKELKKHKLKLSQVLKSDEIKKIYKEYSISTVDDLMASVGYGKMSAKYISHRFLPEEERKTVDVDLEKVRKKPKQPSAAGVSITGIDDVMVRFARCCDPLPGDNIVGYISRGRGISVHIANCPMVQEIDSERLIDVQWSIKEKHAYPVHIRVNCGDKKGLLAEISSVISSKDVNINNAQIDTTPEKTATCDFEIEVNDLKHFKELVSELKKLKSVLSVERVGGTFIKPEKKRIH, encoded by the coding sequence ATGATGGTACGTATAACCGACATCACAGATAAGGCTCAGAAATATCTCTTTCCGGCTGATCTGGAGATGATAGAGAAGGCGTATATTTTTTGCGCTTCTGTCCACAAGGGACAGGTTCGCCTGTCCGGAGAACCTTATCTCAGACATCCTCTGGAAGTGGCAGGAATCCTGGTCGATCTGAACCTGGATTCATCAGCCATAGTGACCGGTTTGCTCCATGACACGGTGGAGGATACCCTGGTGACCCTTAAGCAAGTAGAGGAGGCATTTGGAAAGGAAGTTGCCTTCCTCGTCGACGGCCTGACCAAGATAAGCAAAATAACTTTTGGAAGCAGAGAGGAACAGCAGGCAGAAAATTTCAGGAAGATGATTCTGGCGATGTCTTCCGATATCAGGGTACTTCTTATTAAATTGGCAGACAGGATTCACAATATGAGGACCCTCGAGTTTCAGACTCCGGAAAAGCAGCAGTTTATCGCCAGAGAGACTCTCGAGTTATATGCGCCGCTGGCTAATCGCCTTGGTATTAACTGGATGAAAACGGAGATGGAGGATCTTTCATTCAGATACCTCTATCCCGAAGAGTACCACGATCTGGCAAAGCTGGTCGTAAAAGGAAGAGACAAGAGGAAAAAGTATGCTGAAGAGGTAAAAACCATAATACAAAAGGAGATGGCGAGTTTCGGGCTGAAATGTAAGGTCGAGGGCAGAGCAAAGCATTTTTACGGTATATTCAAAAAGATGGAGGAGCAGTATATAAGTTTTGATGAGGTCTATGATCTTACGGCCTTCAGGACAATACTTGATTCCAATAGGGAAAAGGAATGTTATGAGGTGCTGAGCGTTGTTCATTCCCTCTGGAAACCGGTCCCCGGGCGCTTTAAGGATTATATCGCTATGCCCAAGGCGAATAATTATCAATCTCTCCACACAACAGTTATAGGTCCGTACGGCGAAAGGGTGGAGGTCCAGATCAGGACTATGGCGATGCACGAGTGGGCTGAAAAGGGCATAGCGGCTCACTGGAGATATAAGGAGGGGGTATTACCTAAAGAGGGTGAGGGAGATCAGATCGGGAAGATACGAGAACTACTTGAGGTTCAGCAGGAGCTCAAGGATCCCCGGGAGTTTATGGCGAATCTGAAACTTGCCCTTTTCCCGGATGAGGTTTATGTTTTTACTCCTCGTGGTGATGTAAAGTCTTTTCCCAAAGGAGCCACTCCTATAGATTTTGCTTACAGCATTCATACAGATGTTGGCAATCAGTGTACGGGAGCCAAGGTCAACAGAAGCATTGTCCCCCTGAGATATAAACTTCAAAATGGCGATACCGTAGAGATTATAACCCAGCAGGGACATCATCCAAGTAAGGATTGGCTGAAATATGTTGCTACATCAAGAGCAATATCGAAGATAAAGGACTGGATAAAGATCGAAGAGCGCAAAAGGAGCATCGAGATCGGTAAAAATGTCCTTGAAAAAGAGCTTAAAAAACATAAGCTTAAGTTAAGCCAGGTTCTCAAATCTGATGAAATTAAGAAAATTTATAAGGAATATTCGATAAGTACAGTTGATGATCTGATGGCGAGCGTAGGTTACGGGAAAATGTCTGCCAAGTATATATCTCACCGTTTCTTGCCTGAGGAAGAAAGAAAAACTGTTGATGTCGACCTGGAAAAGGTAAGGAAAAAACCGAAACAGCCCTCTGCTGCAGGAGTTTCAATTACCGGGATCGATGATGTAATGGTGAGGTTTGCCAGGTGCTGTGATCCCTTGCCCGGTGATAATATTGTAGGTTACATTTCCAGGGGAAGGGGAATTTCCGTTCACATAGCAAATTGTCCCATGGTGCAGGAGATAGATTCTGAGAGATTGATTGATGTTCAATGGAGCATCAAGGAGAAACATGCATACCCGGTTCATATTAGAGTCAACTGCGGTGACAAAAAGGGACTCCTGGCCGAAATCAGTTCCGTTATATCATCTAAAGATGTTAATATAAATA
- the ispG gene encoding flavodoxin-dependent (E)-4-hydroxy-3-methylbut-2-enyl-diphosphate synthase produces the protein MIKRKKTRPIYVGDVQVGGDAPIVVQSMTCTDTRDVKATVDQIRRLEDAGCEIIRVAVPDREAAEALADIRKAMSVPLIADIHFNHLLALEAIKNGVDGIRINPGNISKDKIKEVISEAGKRDIVIRIGINAGSLEKEVLSKYGGPTSEALVESALNNIALFEEIGFTSIKVSLKSSDVPTMVESYRLISEKTDYPLHLGVTEAGSIVNSSVKSSIGIGLLLYEGIGDTIRVSITGDPVAEVDVAYKILRALNIRRVGPDIISCPTCGRCEIDLFRLVEEVEEKLAGMKEYLKIAIMGCVVNGPGEAAEADIGIAGGRGFGMLFKKGEAVRKIREEEFVDVLLDEIKSEVLKRG, from the coding sequence ATGATAAAGAGAAAGAAGACACGACCCATATACGTTGGCGATGTCCAGGTGGGCGGTGATGCACCCATTGTTGTTCAGTCAATGACGTGTACCGATACCAGGGATGTCAAGGCAACCGTTGACCAGATCAGAAGGCTTGAGGATGCTGGCTGTGAAATAATACGGGTGGCCGTCCCCGACAGGGAGGCGGCCGAGGCTCTGGCGGATATCAGAAAAGCTATGAGTGTTCCCCTGATAGCGGACATTCATTTCAATCACCTGCTTGCTCTGGAAGCGATTAAAAACGGGGTTGACGGAATCAGGATAAATCCCGGTAATATCAGCAAGGATAAAATAAAAGAAGTCATCTCAGAAGCCGGTAAGAGAGATATAGTGATCCGCATAGGTATCAATGCGGGGTCTCTTGAGAAAGAAGTACTGTCAAAATATGGCGGTCCGACATCTGAAGCCCTGGTGGAAAGCGCCCTCAATAATATCGCTCTCTTTGAGGAGATAGGTTTTACTTCCATCAAGGTATCATTGAAGTCATCGGACGTTCCCACAATGGTGGAGTCCTATCGTTTGATATCGGAAAAGACAGATTATCCTCTACATCTCGGTGTGACTGAGGCGGGGAGTATCGTCAATTCCAGTGTCAAATCATCCATAGGTATCGGGCTCCTTTTATATGAAGGAATTGGAGATACCATCAGGGTTTCTATAACCGGTGATCCTGTAGCCGAGGTGGACGTTGCCTATAAGATACTCAGGGCATTGAATATCAGAAGGGTAGGGCCGGACATTATATCCTGTCCGACCTGCGGGCGTTGCGAGATTGATCTTTTCAGGCTGGTTGAAGAGGTGGAAGAGAAACTGGCCGGCATGAAGGAGTATCTGAAGATCGCCATCATGGGGTGTGTGGTTAATGGGCCCGGGGAGGCGGCTGAAGCCGACATAGGTATTGCCGGTGGTCGTGGTTTTGGCATGCTTTTTAAAAAGGGCGAGGCAGTAAGGAAGATAAGAGAAGAAGAATTTGTTGATGTATTACTCGATGAGATAAAGAGTGAAGTTTTAAAGCGGGGCTAA